The following are encoded together in the Bos javanicus breed banteng chromosome X, ARS-OSU_banteng_1.0, whole genome shotgun sequence genome:
- the LOC133243234 gene encoding uncharacterized protein CXorf66 homolog encodes MNLFIYVLLLSIWTSSCLDRNESNGSATAVTTHAEFKQTKLQELRRRLLIIIIGTLITGYMVTCTCLLHYSCDSEEAHKAAKDKKEDITIKASRSSKISFTDSKSPTAGLGDPERQSVVSRIDKSSGPSSPRKVPSSAEKLVRPSSQKKPSKPSAPKKVLGSPPQEKLHRTRSPKKAHRQAHAHKLVSQVSPSYPEKAIKPTWPPSLQCRVKPTKTPLPYPQNQSFPEQSSVDKLTKRQRYLKLKCPARGTAEILSRPHPVKFCRCYKEKCLVCRAVSEPFITHVSDANKKHVPVTLFSRELKHFYKSYKKKQPKYNTLYGNMSDSDITAYNSDGESDREVIIMCNIKCKEDMFKNSRNN; translated from the exons ATGAATCTCTTCATTTATGTCCTCCTTTTATCAATTTGGACAAGTAGTTGTTTAGATAGAAATGAAAGCAATGGATCTGCTACTGCAG TAACTACACATGCTGAATTCAAGCAGACCAAACTGCAGGAATTACGGCGACGTCTACTCATTATTATAATTGGTACCCTTATCACTGGCTATATGGTCACGTGTACCTGCTTGCTTCACTATAGCTGTGATAGCGAGGAAGCCCATAAAGCAGCCAA GGACAAGAAAGAAGATATCACCATCAAGGCATCCAGGTCATCTAAAATATCATTTACTGACTCCAAGTCACCGACTGCTGGTCTGGGCGATCCAGAAAGACAATCCGTGGTATCCAGAATAGATAAGTCATCTGGGCCCTCAAGTCCACGAAAAGTTCCTTCAAGTGCAGAAAAGTTAGTCAGGCCCTCGAGTCAAAAAAAACCATCCAAGCCATCAGCTCCCAAAAAAGTGTTAGGATCACCCCCCCAGGAAAAGTTGCATAGAACACGCAGTCCAAAAAAGGCACATAGGCAGGCTCATGCCCATAAGCTAGTCAGTCAGGTCAGTCCATCCTATCCAGAGAAGGCCATCAAGCCAACTTGGCCACCAAGTCTACAGTGTCGGGTCAAGCCAACCAAAACTCCTCTACCCTATCCACAGAATCAGAGCTTCCCTGAGCAATCAAGTGTAGATAAACTGACCAAACGCCAGAGATATCTTAAACTAAAATGCCCAGCCAGAGGTACGGCAGAAATATTATCTAGGCCTCATCCAGTGAAGTTTTGTCGATGCTACAAGGAAAAGTGCCTTGTTTGCAGAGCTGTTTCTGAGCCGTTCATCACTCATGTTTCAGACGCAAATAAAAAGCATGTTCCAGTTACACTGTTTTCACGGGAATTGAAGCACTTTTACAAGTCGtataaaaagaaacaacccaaatacaaCACACTGTATGGCAACATGAGTGACAGTGATATCACAGCATACAACAGTGATGGTGAGAGTGACAGGGAGGTGATTATAATGTGCAATATAAAATGCAAGGAAGACATGTTTAAAAACTCCCGAAATAATTAA